Genomic DNA from Fimbriimonas ginsengisoli Gsoil 348:
CTTCTGATCATAAAGCTTTCGCGCCTTCATGAAGCGGATCGAGAGGTCGGCGTTCAGCAGCCAGTGGCCGTCGATGGAGTAGACGATGTCGCCCGGCTTGACTCCGGCTTTGTCGGCGGGTCCGCCCGGAACCACGCTCGTGACGGTAAGGCGCGGAAACGAGGCTTGGTCGGGAGCCGAGTCGGTGGAGAGGGCCTGCTGCCGGGGATCGGCCCCTTCTTCGGTAGGCGTAGGCTGGAGAGCCGAGCGGTTGGCCTTCTTGTTAGATGAAGGAAGAAGAAGGGCGAGGTCGGCGCCGATCCCTTCGTACTTCCCTTGGCGAGCGTTGAGGAAGACGCGGAAAGCGTCCTTGTCCATGTAAACCGATTTGGGGTCGGCGAGATAGCCAACCATGCCTCGAACCGCGCCGGAAGCAAGCTTCTGCTCGTCGTTGATCGGCTCGACGTACTCCTTTTTCAGCTTTTCGGTAAGAGAATAGAAAAAGTCTCCGGCCGGGATCTCGTCGCCGCCCTGCGGAGCGCCGCCGTTCCGGGAGGCGACGAGGTTGTCCAACTTAGTCGTTGGCGCGGCCGAGAGGTCGGCTCGGTCACGCAGATTCGACCCGATAAGGAACGCTCCGCAGGCGGCGACGATCCAGCCGGCCGCGATTAAACTCTTCTTCGTTTCGCTCATCAGAAAAAATGTCCGCTTATTAAGCCTACGCCGCCTAGCCGCTCCAGTGCGCCATTTGGGTCGTTTCTGTTCCTTAGTAGGGTAGCCGGGGCTCACCGTTCCCTGGGTGAGATGATTGGCCTATCGATTCAAATCCGTAGCCGGTAAATCCTTCATTGCAGCCTTAACCCGTTCGTCGGGACTGGAGGCCATCAATCCTTTCGTAGCGTCCGAAAGCTTCATACCGTGGCGTTTGGCGAGGTCGATCAACGCCAACTGGACGGAAGGATGGCGGTCATCGAGGACATTCGCGATCTCGTCCGGTTCCGCTCCCTTTTCCAAAGCGGCAAAACCCCGAAGCGCGGCCGCCCGGACTTCGGCAGACCGGTCGGTGACCGCCAATCGGAGCGCGGCACGGTGCGCCTCGTCCGGGTGAGCGGCCAGGCTTTCCAGCACGATCAGCCGGGTCGTTCGGCTGTCGTCGCGAACCCCTTTATAACCTTCGGTTCGGAATTGCGGATTGGTGGAAGAGATCAGCTTGATGTCGCTGGCAGCGCGAACGGCGTCGCTCGGCTCGTTGACCGCCGACCAAAGCAGCTTCCGCATCTGGTATTCGTCGTTCGGATCGGCGGTCGTGGTGACCGCGAGCTTGATCTCTGGGTCTTCCTGCTCCAAGAATTGCATCCGCAGCAGCGCCGCCGTCTTTCCCGGCATGTTGGCCAGCGCCTCGGCGGCGGCAACCCTCGTCCGCGCGCTACGGTCGGTCAGCAGGATCTGAAAATCGTTGACATAGCGGGCCTCTTTGGTCTCTCCCAAGATCCGGGCCGCCGCCTCCCGAGTGTACGAAGTAAGGCCCAAGCGCATCGCCTGCTCCACCGTCGTCATCGCAATCTGCCCACCTTGGTGGGCAAGCGCTCGAAGCGCGGTAGCCCCGACCACCGGATCCAACCCCATCGCCGTCTTGATCAGGTTCGGCTGAGCGAGGTCGTCTTTGATTCTCAGGTAGGCGTCCGCGGCGTTGAGGCGAACCAAGGAGGAGGGGTCGACGATGAGGGCGACGAGCTCAGGCGAGCTGGCGGTCGCTTTCGCGGCAAAGAGGGCTCGCTCCTCGCTGTCCGGCGAAGTTGCGCTGGGCTGGAGATCGGCGTAGGGAGGGGTCGGCGGGTCGCTGGTAAACCGAATCTCGTCCAGGTCGAAGACGATCGGCTCCTGGATGCGCCGGTCGCGCATCACCGAAATTGGAGCCGGTTCGATGGAAATACCGGTTACGGAGTCGAACCCGGCCGCCGCGGCGAGCGGCTTGAGGTCGATACCGACCTTCTGCCACGTTCCGTCGGTCTTGAGCGGAACCGGCATCGCACTAGCCGAGGGCGCGGCTTGGCGGTAATTGACATCCCGGCCAAGGGTGACGTAAGCGGTGTGGCCGTTATTCCCATGAATCGCCAACCCGATGGTGTCTTCGGCCTTGGTCCGGATGGAGAAGCTGAGCGTGGGGGTGTCGGCAACCCGTGCTAACGGCTGGCCGTCTTTCCGTACCGGCAACGCGACTCCGGAATTGCGCCCGAACGCCTTTTCTGTCACGTGAAGCACCTGGCCCCTTTCCGGGTCAGGCGCCAGCTCGACGTCGGTTAAGTCGTATTTCCATGTGGAAACTGGCGCGGCTACGGGCACGCCTTGCCAAAGGCTGGCCGTTTTCCGCGTCCCAAGTCGTTCGAGAAGGGTCGAAGTGGGGAGTTCGGTGGTAGCTGTGACTTCGGCCCAGTCCTCTGGTTTTGGCCCCTCGTCGACCTCGACCCCATAGCCGCGCGGCGCTAGGCGCAGCAGCATCTGTTTTTGAAGTAGGTCGTGCAGCCGAACGTCCAAGTCGCCGGGCGCCCAAG
This window encodes:
- a CDS encoding HEAT repeat domain-containing protein, with protein sequence MTLAFALVASSLFGFQGTPPAATPQTPSGLIVEKKSVDLTFPAPAPTPPSAEILAWHGWGYLNGAAAEAPARYLAGYNLTSLEKFGEQTKAITPTTTLRVRFVVFERTETEFRDAAGVLRLDQRWTPEYYLRRTYESIARLALWVAAETGGKVKLVPEISVEHEIERSDDFGPAFARRYFGPRINGGGYEAEDKIFRGPYQSAIYILPGADSAPTEPTWVNGTPVQGISNTQLGRPWAPGDLDVRLHDLLQKQMLLRLAPRGYGVEVDEGPKPEDWAEVTATTELPTSTLLERLGTRKTASLWQGVPVAAPVSTWKYDLTDVELAPDPERGQVLHVTEKAFGRNSGVALPVRKDGQPLARVADTPTLSFSIRTKAEDTIGLAIHGNNGHTAYVTLGRDVNYRQAAPSASAMPVPLKTDGTWQKVGIDLKPLAAAAGFDSVTGISIEPAPISVMRDRRIQEPIVFDLDEIRFTSDPPTPPYADLQPSATSPDSEERALFAAKATASSPELVALIVDPSSLVRLNAADAYLRIKDDLAQPNLIKTAMGLDPVVGATALRALAHQGGQIAMTTVEQAMRLGLTSYTREAAARILGETKEARYVNDFQILLTDRSARTRVAAAEALANMPGKTAALLRMQFLEQEDPEIKLAVTTTADPNDEYQMRKLLWSAVNEPSDAVRAASDIKLISSTNPQFRTEGYKGVRDDSRTTRLIVLESLAAHPDEAHRAALRLAVTDRSAEVRAAALRGFAALEKGAEPDEIANVLDDRHPSVQLALIDLAKRHGMKLSDATKGLMASSPDERVKAAMKDLPATDLNR
- a CDS encoding S41 family peptidase, which codes for MSETKKSLIAAGWIVAACGAFLIGSNLRDRADLSAAPTTKLDNLVASRNGGAPQGGDEIPAGDFFYSLTEKLKKEYVEPINDEQKLASGAVRGMVGYLADPKSVYMDKDAFRVFLNARQGKYEGIGADLALLLPSSNKKANRSALQPTPTEEGADPRQQALSTDSAPDQASFPRLTVTSVVPGGPADKAGVKPGDIVYSIDGHWLLNADLSIRFMKARKLYDQKKLPLADLNALRKEVRDKWERMILPLRARDRLFAGTAGNVKVVWERNGEQRATTIQRAPSSRTGFQAANGVIQLPFTPGSPEALKQAIAGKPEVTLDLRNNTLGDFSAMRQCLAVLAPAGQYGVLTTNRSDKTTPFAIGQGNANPPKITLITDRTTRGAAEIFALALSSKGLAKLSGSETGGDRDIYDIVELPDGTGYTLVTSHFKPSLDTKSARLAKNGGRK